In a genomic window of Streptomyces noursei ATCC 11455:
- a CDS encoding DeoR/GlpR family DNA-binding transcription regulator — translation MDRVEAQEERRRRIRESVLARGFVRTSELAAEFGISLMTAHRDLDALQAQGWLRKVRGGATGLPSAQFHGTVAERMATMATTKRSLARAAAALLVPGQTVLLDDSTTCLMLAHQTPEHAPLTVLTNSLPAITTLAGEPGISLITLGGAYFPAYDAFMGLHTADAVRAYRADVLFLSTTAVAKGRCYHTSPETVLVKRAMMESAARRVLVADHTKFRKDGLYALAPLADFDLLITDDGLSAEEVRAVRAAGTEVTVVPTRGTAGED, via the coding sequence ATGGACCGGGTCGAGGCCCAGGAGGAACGGCGGCGCCGGATCCGGGAGTCGGTGCTCGCGCGAGGTTTCGTGCGGACCTCGGAGCTGGCCGCGGAGTTCGGGATCAGTCTGATGACCGCGCATCGGGACCTGGACGCGCTGCAGGCGCAGGGCTGGTTGCGGAAGGTGCGGGGCGGGGCGACGGGGCTGCCGTCGGCGCAGTTCCACGGCACGGTCGCGGAGCGGATGGCGACGATGGCGACGACCAAGCGGTCGCTGGCGCGGGCCGCAGCGGCGCTGTTGGTGCCCGGGCAGACGGTGCTGCTGGACGACAGCACCACGTGTCTGATGCTGGCGCACCAGACGCCCGAGCACGCCCCGCTGACGGTGCTCACCAATTCGCTGCCGGCGATCACCACTCTGGCCGGGGAGCCGGGCATCTCGCTGATCACGCTGGGCGGGGCGTACTTCCCGGCGTACGACGCCTTCATGGGGCTGCATACCGCGGACGCGGTGCGGGCGTACCGGGCGGATGTGCTGTTCCTGTCGACGACGGCGGTCGCCAAGGGCCGCTGCTATCACACCTCGCCGGAGACGGTGCTGGTCAAGCGGGCGATGATGGAGAGCGCGGCGCGCCGGGTGCTGGTCGCCGACCACACCAAGTTCCGCAAGGATGGGTTGTACGCGCTGGCGCCGCTGGCCGACTTCGACCTGCTGATCACCGACGACGGGTTGTCGGCGGAGGAGGTGCGGGCGGTGCGGGCGGCCGGCACGGAGGTGACGGTGGTGCCGACGCGCGGGACGGCGGGCGAGGACTGA
- a CDS encoding ABC transporter permease, producing MTARRALTAVPVLLAVTLGVFAIAAASPFDPVRAYAGTAGLTASQENLDQLRHNLGVDRPLLTRWWDWLTSALTGDLGDSASLRAPVSQVIGERLGWSVLLCALAFALAVTIGTLLGVLAARRRGGALDRAVTATAYVLEAAPPYWLGLLAVWLGALKLGMLPAGGLTDTGTDLVTAGQTARHLALPALVLAASQLPWFVLYVRQGVGDALTEDPVRGARARGLRERTVLLHHALRSGLLPVLTLIGSRVPELITGALLVETVFSWPGIAAATVQAATSVDFPLLAALTVLATAAVLAGNLLSDLLYGLADPRVGFDG from the coding sequence ATGACGGCACGGCGGGCCCTGACCGCCGTGCCGGTCCTGCTCGCCGTCACCCTCGGGGTGTTCGCGATCGCCGCCGCCTCGCCCTTCGACCCGGTGCGCGCCTACGCCGGCACCGCCGGACTCACCGCCTCCCAGGAGAACCTCGACCAGCTCCGGCACAACCTCGGCGTCGACCGGCCCCTGCTGACCCGCTGGTGGGACTGGCTCACCAGCGCCCTCACCGGCGACCTCGGCGACTCCGCGAGCCTGCGCGCCCCGGTCTCCCAGGTCATCGGCGAACGCCTCGGCTGGTCGGTACTGCTGTGCGCACTGGCCTTCGCCCTCGCCGTGACCATCGGCACCCTCCTCGGCGTGCTGGCAGCCAGGCGCCGCGGCGGCGCACTCGACCGCGCGGTCACCGCCACCGCCTACGTCCTGGAAGCCGCCCCGCCGTACTGGCTCGGACTGCTCGCCGTCTGGCTGGGCGCCCTCAAACTCGGGATGCTGCCGGCCGGCGGCCTCACCGACACCGGCACCGACCTCGTCACCGCCGGCCAGACCGCCCGCCACCTCGCCCTGCCGGCACTGGTGCTCGCCGCCTCCCAACTGCCCTGGTTCGTCCTCTACGTCCGCCAGGGCGTCGGCGACGCGCTGACGGAGGACCCCGTGCGCGGCGCCCGGGCCCGCGGCCTGCGGGAACGCACCGTACTGCTCCACCACGCGCTGCGCTCCGGCCTGCTGCCCGTCCTGACCCTGATCGGCTCCCGGGTACCCGAACTCATCACTGGCGCCCTGCTGGTGGAGACCGTCTTCAGCTGGCCGGGCATCGCCGCCGCCACCGTCCAGGCCGCCACCAGCGTGGACTTCCCGCTGCTGGCCGCGCTCACGGTGCTGGCCACCGCCGCCGTCCTCGCCGGCAACCTGCTCTCCGACCTGCTCTACGGACTGGCCGACCCGAGGGTGGGATTCGATGGCTAG
- a CDS encoding FGGY-family carbohydrate kinase — protein MSVLTIDAGTTVIKSVVFDDRGNEIAVSRVATEVLRPHPGWAEQDMDAVWQAVVRTVRDVLTDLTDPVWLVSFTAQGDGAWLIDDHGRPTGPAILWSDGRAGDLLTTWQRDGLLEAAFRRNGSLTCAGMPNALFAWLAAHDPDRLARSATSLTAAGWLFLRLTGVRATDESDASAPFLNHTTGDYDPAIVELFGLTDHARLLPTVLGEDQRIAELTTDAATQLGLPAGLPVVMAPYDIAATARGVGVVNPGQACSILGTTLCTEIVRTGIDTTGEPSGVNIAYRGRERVLRAFPTLNGAEVLGWAARLLHLPGPPELSRLAFESEPGARGLMFLPYLSPAGERAPFLDPAARGSFWGLSLDHTPADLARAVFDGLSLVLRDCLTAARTDVTELRLCGGGANSDAWCALIADATGVPTARSGDTEIGAKGAFLTGLVRTGAESSMHRAADTYVHMQRSWQPDPERAAFYAALHDDFLTWRGLARTAGWRTTTTWRPTPAAPRTTTPTPRRTDPTHHPTEHPAPGGIRV, from the coding sequence ATGTCCGTACTGACCATCGACGCCGGCACCACCGTCATCAAGTCCGTCGTCTTCGACGACCGGGGCAACGAGATCGCCGTCTCCCGCGTCGCCACCGAAGTCCTCCGCCCCCACCCCGGCTGGGCCGAACAGGACATGGACGCCGTCTGGCAGGCCGTCGTCCGCACCGTCCGCGACGTGCTCACCGACCTCACCGACCCCGTCTGGCTGGTCTCCTTCACCGCCCAGGGCGACGGCGCCTGGCTGATCGACGACCACGGCCGCCCCACCGGCCCCGCCATCCTGTGGTCCGACGGCCGCGCCGGCGACCTGCTCACCACCTGGCAACGCGACGGCCTCCTCGAAGCCGCCTTCCGCCGCAACGGCTCACTGACCTGCGCCGGCATGCCCAACGCGCTCTTCGCCTGGCTCGCCGCTCACGACCCCGACCGGCTCGCCCGCTCCGCCACCTCGCTCACCGCCGCCGGCTGGCTCTTCCTCCGCCTCACCGGCGTCCGCGCCACCGACGAATCCGACGCCTCCGCACCCTTCCTCAACCACACCACCGGCGACTACGACCCCGCCATCGTCGAACTCTTCGGCCTCACCGACCACGCCCGACTGCTCCCCACCGTCCTCGGCGAGGACCAACGGATCGCCGAACTCACCACCGACGCTGCCACCCAACTCGGCCTGCCCGCCGGCCTGCCCGTCGTCATGGCCCCCTACGACATCGCCGCCACCGCCCGCGGCGTCGGCGTGGTCAACCCCGGCCAGGCATGCAGCATCCTCGGCACCACCCTGTGCACCGAAATCGTCCGCACCGGCATCGACACCACCGGCGAACCCTCCGGCGTCAACATCGCCTACCGCGGCCGGGAACGCGTCCTGCGCGCCTTCCCCACCCTCAACGGCGCCGAAGTCCTCGGCTGGGCCGCCCGCCTGCTGCACCTCCCCGGGCCACCCGAACTCTCCCGCCTCGCCTTCGAATCCGAACCCGGCGCCCGCGGCCTGATGTTCCTGCCCTACCTCTCACCGGCCGGCGAACGCGCCCCGTTCCTCGACCCCGCCGCCCGCGGCTCCTTCTGGGGCCTGTCCCTCGACCACACCCCCGCCGACCTCGCCCGCGCCGTCTTCGACGGCCTCTCCCTCGTCCTGCGCGACTGCCTGACCGCCGCCCGCACCGACGTCACCGAACTGCGCCTGTGCGGCGGCGGTGCCAACAGCGACGCCTGGTGCGCACTGATCGCCGACGCCACCGGCGTGCCCACCGCCCGCTCCGGCGACACCGAAATCGGCGCCAAGGGCGCCTTCCTCACCGGCCTGGTCCGCACCGGAGCCGAAAGCAGCATGCACCGCGCCGCCGACACCTACGTCCACATGCAGCGCAGCTGGCAGCCCGACCCCGAGCGCGCCGCCTTCTACGCCGCGCTCCACGACGACTTCCTCACCTGGCGCGGCCTCGCCCGCACCGCCGGCTGGCGCACCACCACCACCTGGCGCCCCACCCCCGCCGCACCCCGCACCACCACCCCCACCCCCCGTCGCACCGACCCCACGCACCACCCCACCGAGCACCCCGCCCCAGGAGGCATCCGTGTCTGA
- a CDS encoding acyl-CoA thioesterase: MTEVAHVATESGADEPFTVPITVRGYETDTQGHLNQSVYLQYAEHARWSALQAGGIPQTALLARGIGPVTLETTIRYLRELRAGDEVAVSCRFVWGERKTFVIEQTVRRADGTVAAEITATCGILDLTERRLLKDPRAALRELATDPGVLGLG, encoded by the coding sequence GTGACCGAAGTGGCGCATGTGGCGACAGAAAGCGGTGCGGACGAGCCCTTCACCGTGCCGATCACCGTCCGCGGCTACGAGACCGACACCCAGGGCCACCTCAACCAGAGCGTCTACCTCCAGTACGCCGAACACGCCCGCTGGTCCGCCCTCCAGGCCGGCGGCATCCCGCAGACCGCGCTGCTGGCCCGCGGCATCGGCCCGGTCACCCTCGAAACCACCATCCGCTACCTGCGGGAACTCCGCGCCGGCGACGAGGTCGCGGTCAGCTGCCGGTTCGTCTGGGGCGAGCGGAAGACCTTCGTGATCGAGCAGACCGTGCGCAGGGCCGACGGCACGGTCGCCGCCGAGATCACCGCGACCTGCGGCATCCTCGACCTCACCGAACGCCGACTCCTCAAGGACCCCCGAGCCGCCCTGCGGGAACTGGCCACCGACCCCGGGGTGCTGGGGCTGGGGTAG
- a CDS encoding ABC transporter ATP-binding protein: MLELRDITAGYDRGAPVVRGASLTLAPGEAVGLLGPSGCGKSTLARVAALLHRPDAGTVVLDGTPARGWRHRAPREQRTAFGVLFQQPRLSADPRLRLADAIAEPLRATGRKDEIPTRLRELAPLVGLGDDLLARRPHEVSDGQLQRACLARALVLRPRWLICDEMTAMLDASTTAALVAVVESYRRESGAGVLAVGHDRTLLERWCDRTVGWAELGAATGMPGVA, encoded by the coding sequence GTGCTCGAACTGCGTGACATCACCGCCGGATACGACCGCGGCGCCCCCGTCGTCCGCGGCGCGTCGCTGACCCTCGCCCCCGGCGAAGCGGTCGGCCTGCTCGGCCCCAGCGGCTGCGGCAAATCCACCCTGGCCCGGGTCGCCGCCCTGCTGCACCGGCCGGACGCCGGCACCGTCGTCCTGGACGGCACCCCCGCCCGGGGCTGGCGCCACCGCGCCCCGCGCGAGCAGCGCACCGCCTTCGGCGTCCTCTTCCAGCAGCCCCGGCTCTCCGCCGACCCCCGCCTGCGGCTCGCCGACGCGATCGCCGAACCGCTGCGCGCCACCGGCCGCAAGGACGAGATCCCCACCCGCCTCCGGGAGTTGGCGCCCCTCGTCGGCCTCGGCGACGACCTGCTCGCCCGCCGCCCGCACGAGGTCAGCGACGGCCAGCTGCAACGCGCCTGCCTGGCCCGCGCCCTGGTGCTCCGCCCCCGCTGGCTGATCTGCGACGAGATGACCGCGATGCTGGACGCCTCCACCACCGCCGCACTCGTCGCCGTCGTCGAGTCCTACCGCCGGGAGAGCGGCGCCGGCGTCCTCGCCGTCGGCCACGACCGCACGCTGCTGGAGCGCTGGTGCGACCGCACCGTCGGCTGGGCGGAGCTGGGCGCCGCCACCGGAATGCCGGGCGTGGCCTGA
- a CDS encoding FGGY-family carbohydrate kinase codes for MSDPHAPGPTGPGPAPHGDPDAIWLGLDLGTQSARCLAVDGTGTLLATAARPLTSKRTGNRHEQDPHQWWTALADACREALAGLDTHRIRGLAIDGTSGTLLLADTHGTPRTPALMYDDGRATDQAETVNTAGAPTWQDLGYRSMPPSWALPKLRWLLDHDPALATGSRLLHQVDLITWKLAGRQLPSDTSHALKTGYHLIDERWPHEVMDTLGIPADLLPDVVRPGTVLGTVGPEAADATGIPTGTTIVAGMTDGCAAQIGAGALTPGAWNAVLGTTLVLKGSSDHLIRDPAGVVYCHRGPGDTWLPGGASSSGAGVISQYFHGENLDVLTEQAAALDPDAVAYPLVSTGGERFPFRAPEAEPFILGDIPTRATEFHAYLLGVACLERLCFDYLDHLGAPTDGPLTFTGGGARNTYWCRLRAEVLGRTVHVPEHAEGALGMAVLAATATGAPLPETAAAMVRPGTPIHPAPERTARHLPTYHRFVTELTRRGWLDPAVADHALRRAAQ; via the coding sequence GTGTCTGACCCGCACGCCCCCGGACCCACCGGCCCAGGACCCGCCCCCCACGGCGACCCCGACGCCATCTGGCTCGGCCTCGACCTCGGCACCCAGAGCGCCCGCTGCCTCGCCGTCGACGGCACCGGCACCCTCCTCGCCACCGCCGCCCGCCCGCTCACCAGCAAGCGCACCGGCAACCGCCACGAACAGGACCCCCACCAGTGGTGGACCGCCCTCGCCGACGCCTGCCGCGAGGCCCTCGCCGGCCTCGACACCCACCGGATCCGCGGACTGGCGATCGACGGCACCTCCGGCACCCTCCTCCTCGCCGACACCCACGGCACCCCCCGCACCCCCGCCCTCATGTACGACGACGGCCGCGCCACCGACCAGGCCGAAACCGTCAACACCGCCGGCGCACCGACCTGGCAGGACCTCGGCTACCGCAGCATGCCGCCCTCCTGGGCCCTGCCCAAACTCCGCTGGCTCCTCGACCACGACCCCGCCCTCGCCACCGGCTCCCGCCTCCTCCACCAGGTCGACCTCATCACCTGGAAACTCGCCGGCCGCCAACTCCCCAGCGACACCAGCCACGCCCTCAAAACCGGCTACCACCTCATCGACGAACGCTGGCCCCACGAGGTCATGGACACCCTCGGCATCCCCGCCGACCTCCTGCCCGACGTCGTCCGCCCCGGCACCGTCCTCGGCACCGTCGGCCCCGAAGCCGCCGACGCCACCGGCATCCCCACCGGAACCACCATCGTCGCCGGCATGACCGACGGCTGCGCCGCCCAGATCGGCGCCGGCGCACTCACCCCCGGCGCCTGGAACGCCGTCCTCGGCACCACCCTCGTCCTCAAAGGCAGCAGCGACCACCTCATCCGCGACCCCGCCGGCGTCGTCTACTGCCACCGCGGACCCGGCGACACCTGGCTGCCCGGCGGCGCCTCCAGCAGCGGCGCCGGCGTCATCTCCCAGTACTTCCACGGCGAGAACCTCGACGTGCTCACCGAACAGGCCGCCGCCCTCGACCCCGACGCCGTCGCCTACCCCCTCGTCTCCACCGGCGGCGAACGCTTCCCCTTCCGCGCCCCCGAAGCCGAACCCTTCATCCTCGGCGACATCCCCACCCGCGCCACCGAGTTCCACGCCTACCTCCTCGGCGTCGCCTGCCTCGAACGCCTCTGCTTCGACTACCTCGACCACCTCGGTGCCCCCACCGACGGCCCCCTCACCTTCACCGGCGGCGGCGCCCGCAACACCTACTGGTGCCGCCTGCGCGCCGAAGTCCTCGGCCGCACCGTCCACGTCCCCGAACACGCCGAAGGCGCCCTCGGCATGGCCGTCCTCGCCGCCACCGCCACCGGCGCCCCCCTCCCCGAGACCGCCGCCGCCATGGTCCGCCCCGGCACCCCGATCCACCCCGCCCCCGAACGCACCGCCCGCCACCTCCCCACCTACCACCGCTTCGTCACCGAACTCACCCGCCGTGGCTGGCTCGACCCCGCCGTGGCCGACCACGCCCTCAGGAGGGCCGCCCAGTGA
- a CDS encoding ABC transporter ATP-binding protein: MPGGRSVAAVTDADFDLAPGECLVLVGESGCGKSVLASALLGLLPGNAEATGTALLTDAHGATELLAAPEAELARSVRGRRIGLIPQSPAAHLTPVRTVRSQLEETVRELTGVRRGAELRAAAERAAARAAFPTGHLDRHPHQLSGGLAQRAATALALAGDAPLLLADEPTTGLDRDLVDRTVDELRRHAEAGRALLMITHDLAAAERIADRVAVMYAGRIVELADARRFFGTPGPRHPYARGLLDALPGRAFTPIPGMPPELGDLPAGCAFAARCDRATTTCATLPAPRDGVACHHPVPPEREPDRARTA, from the coding sequence ATGCCCGGCGGCCGGTCCGTCGCCGCGGTCACCGACGCCGACTTCGACCTGGCGCCCGGCGAGTGCCTGGTCCTCGTCGGCGAGAGCGGCTGCGGCAAGTCCGTCCTGGCCTCCGCACTGCTCGGCCTGCTGCCCGGCAACGCCGAGGCCACCGGCACCGCACTGCTGACCGACGCCCACGGCGCCACCGAACTGCTCGCCGCCCCCGAGGCCGAACTGGCCCGGTCGGTACGCGGCCGACGGATCGGACTGATCCCGCAGAGCCCCGCCGCCCACCTCACCCCCGTCCGCACCGTACGCTCCCAACTGGAGGAAACCGTAAGGGAGTTGACCGGAGTGCGGCGCGGGGCGGAGCTGCGGGCGGCCGCGGAGCGCGCCGCCGCACGCGCCGCCTTCCCGACCGGCCACCTCGACCGCCACCCGCACCAGCTCTCCGGCGGCCTCGCCCAGCGCGCCGCCACCGCCCTCGCCCTGGCCGGCGACGCCCCCCTGCTCCTCGCCGACGAACCGACCACCGGCCTCGACCGCGACCTGGTGGACCGCACCGTCGACGAACTCCGCCGACACGCCGAGGCCGGCCGCGCACTGCTGATGATCACCCACGACCTGGCGGCGGCCGAACGGATCGCGGACCGGGTCGCCGTGATGTACGCCGGACGGATCGTCGAACTCGCCGACGCCCGGCGGTTCTTCGGCACCCCCGGACCCCGCCACCCCTACGCCCGCGGCCTGCTGGACGCGCTGCCCGGCCGGGCCTTCACCCCCATCCCCGGCATGCCGCCCGAACTCGGCGACCTGCCGGCCGGCTGCGCCTTCGCCGCCCGCTGCGACCGCGCCACCACGACCTGCGCGACGCTCCCCGCCCCGCGCGACGGCGTCGCCTGCCACCACCCGGTGCCGCCGGAGAGGGAGCCCGACCGTGCTCGAACTGCGTGA
- a CDS encoding MFS transporter — translation MTNPPLPAHRALLTRLGIPPTLAWGYLGLLLFMIGDGVESGYLSPYLIDRGIPESRVALLFTVYGIAAGIAAWLSGVLSDLWGPRRVMATGLAVWAAFQVLFLAAALPFTSYPLMLLGYGLRGLGYPLFAYGFLVWIAGVAPRARLGTAMGWFWFAFTGGLPTLGSLVASGLIPRIGAYATLWAALALVAAGGLIALLLVRDEHGARRPRTAGEGPLTTLVGSVTILWRNPRVGAGSLVRVVNTASQFGFFVILPVHFTRTVGFTLTQWLHLLSAMFATNIFANLLFGVVGDRIGWRRTIAWCGGAGCTLSTLLLFYVPTTAGPNFPLALLVAAFYGATLAGYVPISALMPSLEPRHKGQALAALNLGAGASTFVGPAVVAVFVGPLGVEGVVWIFAGMYAVSCALTLLLKLPDGPEAAATGPDTAAPHPTPASA, via the coding sequence ATGACGAACCCTCCGCTGCCCGCGCACCGCGCGCTCCTGACCCGCCTGGGCATACCGCCCACCCTCGCCTGGGGGTACCTCGGGCTGCTCCTCTTCATGATCGGCGACGGCGTCGAGTCCGGATACCTCTCGCCGTACCTCATCGACCGCGGCATCCCGGAGTCCCGGGTCGCCCTGCTCTTCACCGTCTACGGCATCGCCGCGGGCATCGCCGCCTGGCTTTCCGGCGTCCTCTCCGACCTGTGGGGACCCCGCCGCGTGATGGCAACCGGCCTGGCCGTCTGGGCCGCCTTCCAAGTCCTCTTCCTCGCCGCCGCCCTCCCGTTCACCAGCTACCCCCTGATGCTCCTCGGCTACGGCCTGCGCGGCCTGGGCTACCCGCTCTTCGCCTACGGCTTCCTCGTCTGGATCGCCGGGGTGGCCCCCCGCGCCCGACTCGGCACCGCCATGGGCTGGTTCTGGTTCGCCTTCACCGGCGGACTGCCCACGCTCGGCTCCCTGGTCGCCAGCGGCCTGATCCCGCGCATCGGCGCCTACGCCACGCTGTGGGCCGCGCTGGCCCTGGTCGCCGCCGGCGGACTGATCGCACTGCTCCTCGTCCGCGACGAACACGGCGCCCGCCGCCCGCGGACCGCGGGGGAGGGGCCGCTGACCACCCTCGTCGGCAGCGTCACCATCCTCTGGCGCAACCCCCGGGTCGGCGCCGGCTCCCTCGTCCGGGTCGTCAACACCGCCTCGCAGTTCGGCTTCTTCGTCATCCTGCCGGTCCACTTCACCAGGACGGTGGGCTTCACCCTCACCCAATGGCTGCACCTGCTCAGCGCCATGTTCGCCACCAACATCTTCGCCAACCTGCTGTTCGGCGTCGTCGGCGACCGCATCGGCTGGCGCCGCACCATCGCCTGGTGCGGCGGCGCCGGCTGCACCCTGAGCACCCTGCTGCTGTTCTACGTCCCCACGACCGCCGGACCGAACTTCCCGCTCGCCCTCCTGGTCGCCGCGTTCTACGGCGCTACTCTGGCGGGATACGTACCGATATCAGCGTTGATGCCCTCGCTGGAACCGCGACACAAGGGACAGGCACTGGCGGCCCTCAACCTCGGCGCCGGCGCCAGCACCTTCGTCGGACCCGCCGTCGTCGCGGTCTTCGTCGGGCCGCTCGGCGTCGAAGGGGTGGTCTGGATCTTCGCGGGGATGTACGCGGTGAGCTGCGCCCTCACCCTCCTCCTGAAACTGCCGGACGGACCGGAAGCGGCGGCCACCGGCCCGGACACCGCCGCGCCGCACCCCACCCCGGCCTCGGCGTGA
- a CDS encoding ABC transporter permease: protein MASTTTGARGRRGGTPRRALRLRAGAGILAVVVLAVVLVPLLFPLDRQAVDLAAKLQPPSVAHPFGTDEVGRDLLLRCVYGLRVSLLVGVVAALVATVLGTAVGALAGALGGWADRTVMRLVDLFSSVPHLLLGIFIVAMFRPGVWPVIISVALTHWLSTARIVRAEVLSLRSRPYLDAALTGGASRWRVTLRHLLPGVLPQAGLAAVLMVPHAIWHESALSFLGLGLPAHEASLGIMANAARSSLLAGDWWPTLFPGLFIIVPTLAVAGLAGAWRERLNPRRRSELTL from the coding sequence ATGGCTAGCACCACCACCGGCGCGCGCGGCCGGCGCGGCGGCACTCCGCGACGCGCCCTCCGACTCCGCGCCGGCGCCGGGATCCTGGCCGTCGTCGTCCTCGCCGTCGTCCTCGTCCCGCTGCTGTTCCCCCTGGACCGGCAGGCCGTGGACCTGGCCGCCAAACTCCAACCACCGTCCGTCGCCCACCCGTTCGGCACCGACGAGGTCGGCCGCGACCTGCTGCTCCGCTGCGTCTACGGACTGCGCGTCTCGCTGCTGGTCGGAGTGGTCGCGGCCCTGGTCGCCACGGTCCTCGGCACCGCCGTCGGCGCCCTCGCCGGAGCACTCGGCGGCTGGGCCGACCGCACCGTGATGCGCCTGGTCGACCTCTTCTCCTCCGTGCCGCACCTGCTGCTCGGCATCTTCATCGTCGCCATGTTCCGACCCGGCGTCTGGCCGGTGATCATCTCGGTGGCGCTGACACACTGGCTGTCCACCGCCCGCATCGTCCGCGCCGAAGTGCTCTCGCTGCGCTCCCGGCCCTACCTCGACGCCGCGCTCACCGGCGGCGCCTCCCGCTGGCGGGTGACCCTCCGCCACCTCCTGCCGGGCGTCCTGCCGCAGGCCGGACTCGCCGCCGTCCTGATGGTCCCGCACGCCATCTGGCACGAGTCCGCGCTGTCCTTCCTCGGCCTGGGGCTGCCCGCCCACGAGGCGAGCCTGGGCATCATGGCCAACGCCGCCCGCAGCTCCCTGCTGGCCGGCGACTGGTGGCCCACCCTCTTCCCCGGCCTGTTCATCATCGTCCCCACGCTCGCCGTCGCGGGCCTGGCCGGCGCCTGGCGGGAGCGGCTCAACCCGCGCCGCCGATCGGAGCTGACGCTGTGA
- a CDS encoding ABC transporter substrate-binding protein, whose translation MTSRSIRRVAATALAATMALTAAACAAPNEGRGSTKPTDTAVVGIAFEPETLSPLLGYGKDGNSKIFDGLLTHDAEMRLQPALAAALPDVTDGGRTYTFTLRPGVKFSDGTPFTADDVVFTYDTILDEKTNNASKAELDALDTVEKKDDRTVVFHLKYPYAPFAERTVLPIAPRHLAGKQDVNTGPFTTHPVGTGPYVLTTWSKGEKLTFTANPHYWGGAPKVKHLTMAIIKDDDIRATRLRSGDLDGAILPPELAATFKTDTGRRTLAAKTFDYRNVTLPSANPVTGDRAVRRALDLAVDRQAMVKGILSGAGKPAYGPVPTDSPWFAKGTERPHDLGKAQQILDEAGWKKGPDGVRAKDGQRASFTLWYLSGDKLRQEHALAFASDAKKAGIEAKVESGTWEAIEPNMKQDAVLAGGGSPADPDFDQYLLLHSSLAGDGFNNMSRYASKTVDDQLVAARRTDDHQARKTAYDTIQRELAEDPAYIFLTHVDHLYVVDDRWKDLTTQVEPHDHGLASGPWWNAEDWQPAK comes from the coding sequence ATGACGTCCCGGTCCATACGGCGAGTGGCCGCCACGGCGCTGGCGGCCACGATGGCGCTCACCGCGGCGGCCTGCGCCGCCCCGAACGAGGGCCGGGGCAGCACCAAGCCCACCGACACCGCCGTCGTCGGCATCGCCTTCGAACCCGAGACGCTCAGCCCGCTCCTCGGCTACGGCAAGGACGGCAACTCCAAGATCTTCGACGGGCTGCTCACCCACGACGCCGAGATGCGCCTCCAGCCCGCACTGGCCGCCGCGCTCCCCGACGTCACCGACGGCGGCAGGACCTACACCTTCACCCTCCGCCCGGGCGTGAAGTTCAGCGACGGCACGCCCTTCACCGCCGACGACGTGGTCTTCACCTACGACACCATCCTCGACGAGAAGACCAACAACGCCTCCAAGGCCGAGCTGGACGCCCTCGACACCGTGGAGAAGAAAGACGACCGGACCGTCGTCTTCCACCTGAAATACCCCTACGCGCCGTTCGCCGAGCGCACCGTCCTGCCCATCGCCCCCCGACACCTCGCCGGCAAGCAGGACGTCAACACCGGCCCCTTCACCACCCACCCGGTCGGCACCGGCCCCTACGTCCTCACCACGTGGTCCAAGGGCGAGAAGCTCACCTTCACCGCCAACCCCCACTACTGGGGCGGCGCGCCGAAGGTCAAGCACCTCACCATGGCGATCATCAAGGACGACGACATCCGCGCCACCCGACTGCGCTCCGGCGACCTCGACGGCGCCATCCTGCCGCCCGAACTCGCCGCCACCTTCAAGACCGACACCGGCCGCCGCACCCTCGCCGCCAAGACCTTCGACTACCGCAACGTCACCCTGCCCAGCGCCAACCCGGTCACCGGCGACCGCGCCGTACGCCGCGCACTGGACCTCGCCGTCGACCGCCAGGCCATGGTCAAGGGCATCCTCAGCGGCGCAGGCAAGCCCGCCTACGGACCGGTGCCCACCGACAGCCCCTGGTTCGCCAAGGGCACCGAGCGCCCGCACGACCTGGGCAAGGCCCAGCAGATCCTCGACGAGGCCGGCTGGAAGAAGGGCCCCGACGGCGTCCGCGCCAAGGACGGACAACGCGCCTCCTTCACCCTCTGGTACCTCTCCGGCGACAAGCTCCGCCAGGAGCACGCACTCGCCTTCGCCTCCGACGCCAAGAAGGCCGGCATCGAGGCCAAGGTCGAGTCCGGCACCTGGGAGGCCATCGAGCCCAACATGAAGCAGGACGCCGTCCTCGCCGGCGGCGGCAGCCCCGCCGACCCCGACTTCGACCAGTACCTGCTGCTGCACTCCTCGCTCGCCGGCGACGGCTTCAACAACATGTCCCGGTACGCCAGCAAGACCGTCGACGACCAACTCGTCGCCGCCCGCCGCACCGACGACCACCAGGCCCGCAAGACCGCCTACGACACCATCCAGCGCGAACTGGCCGAGGACCCCGCCTACATCTTCCTCACCCACGTCGACCACCTCTACGTCGTCGACGACCGCTGGAAGGACCTCACCACCCAGGTCGAACCGCACGACCACGGACTGGCCTCCGGCCCCTGGTGGAACGCAGAGGACTGGCAGCCCGCGAAGTGA